One region of Armigeres subalbatus isolate Guangzhou_Male chromosome 3, GZ_Asu_2, whole genome shotgun sequence genomic DNA includes:
- the LOC134227159 gene encoding N-acetylglucosaminyl-phosphatidylinositol de-N-acetylase isoform X1, whose translation MNDISSTLGESDSQSSEVLGQEVIDLTQVGPELVIPEGIKDTYIQIIYNQALVYIRETLDHIVLLILVYTLLCLVLYKLLFHPFGRWLKVVRKSRLPANCNRALLVTAHPDDESMFFAPTILELRRRNCRVFLICLSEGNFNHQGSVRRQELWDACESLGIRPEDITLLNSTHLQDDPALEWKTVTIANQILKHLEALDANLLITFDKVGVSGHPNHCAIYHATASLCLAGLIPNKCKVLTLESVNLCRKYISILDLPITLLLSTNWAVLSWQSRLAVQNAMRLHRSQMVWFRKLYIRFSRYMVINSLREINQSDVEFEILDS comes from the exons ATGAACGATATTAGTTCTACACTAGGAGAGTCAGATTCACAATCATCGGAAGTTTTGGGG CAGGAAGTTATAGACTTAACGCAAGTGGGACCAGAATTAGTTATTCCCGAGGGAATCAAAGACACGTATATTCAGATAATTTACAACCAAGCGTTGGTTTATATACGCGAAACCCTGGATCACATCGTGTTACTGATCCTTGTCTACACCTTGCTATGCCTGGTTTTGTACAAACTGCTCTTTCATCCGTTCGGACGATGGTTGAAAGTAGTTCGGAAGAGTCGGCTTCCAGCGAACTGCAACCGAGCGCTGCTGGTGACCGCCCACCCCGATGACGAATCAATGTTTTTCGCACCGACCATTCTGGAGCTGCGCCGCCGAAACTGTCGGGTCTTTCTAATCTGCCTATCGGAAGGGAACTTCAACCATCAAGGGAGTGTGAGACGTCAGGAGCTCTGGGATGCGTGTGAATCTTTGGGTATCAGACCGGAGGATATAACACTGCTGAACTCGACCCACCTGCAGGACGATCCGGCGCTAGAATGGAAAACGGTCACTATCGCCAATCAAATCCTGAAGCACCTCGAAGCGCTGGATGCGAATTTGTTGATTACCTTTGATAAGGTCGGCGTTAGCGGACATCCAAACCACTGTGCCATCTATCATGCGACCGCGTCGCTCTGCTTGGCGGGACTGATTCCAAACA AGTGCAAAGTTCTCACGTTGGAATCGGTCAATCTGTGTCGGAAGTACATTTCAATATTGGATTTGCCTATCACTTTGCTGTTATCTACAAACTG GGCTGTCCTCAGCTGGCAATCGCGGCTGGCCGTTCAGAATGCCATGCGTCTTCACCGCTCACAGATGGTTTGGTTTCGAAAGCTCTATATCAGGTTTTCCCGCTACATGGTTATCAATTCTCTGCGGGAAATCAATCAATCCGATGTGGAGTTTGAAATTTTAGACTCCTAA
- the LOC134227159 gene encoding N-acetylglucosaminyl-phosphatidylinositol de-N-acetylase isoform X2, translating into MNDISSTLGESDSQSSEVLGEVIDLTQVGPELVIPEGIKDTYIQIIYNQALVYIRETLDHIVLLILVYTLLCLVLYKLLFHPFGRWLKVVRKSRLPANCNRALLVTAHPDDESMFFAPTILELRRRNCRVFLICLSEGNFNHQGSVRRQELWDACESLGIRPEDITLLNSTHLQDDPALEWKTVTIANQILKHLEALDANLLITFDKVGVSGHPNHCAIYHATASLCLAGLIPNKCKVLTLESVNLCRKYISILDLPITLLLSTNWAVLSWQSRLAVQNAMRLHRSQMVWFRKLYIRFSRYMVINSLREINQSDVEFEILDS; encoded by the exons ATGAACGATATTAGTTCTACACTAGGAGAGTCAGATTCACAATCATCGGAAGTTTTGGGG GAAGTTATAGACTTAACGCAAGTGGGACCAGAATTAGTTATTCCCGAGGGAATCAAAGACACGTATATTCAGATAATTTACAACCAAGCGTTGGTTTATATACGCGAAACCCTGGATCACATCGTGTTACTGATCCTTGTCTACACCTTGCTATGCCTGGTTTTGTACAAACTGCTCTTTCATCCGTTCGGACGATGGTTGAAAGTAGTTCGGAAGAGTCGGCTTCCAGCGAACTGCAACCGAGCGCTGCTGGTGACCGCCCACCCCGATGACGAATCAATGTTTTTCGCACCGACCATTCTGGAGCTGCGCCGCCGAAACTGTCGGGTCTTTCTAATCTGCCTATCGGAAGGGAACTTCAACCATCAAGGGAGTGTGAGACGTCAGGAGCTCTGGGATGCGTGTGAATCTTTGGGTATCAGACCGGAGGATATAACACTGCTGAACTCGACCCACCTGCAGGACGATCCGGCGCTAGAATGGAAAACGGTCACTATCGCCAATCAAATCCTGAAGCACCTCGAAGCGCTGGATGCGAATTTGTTGATTACCTTTGATAAGGTCGGCGTTAGCGGACATCCAAACCACTGTGCCATCTATCATGCGACCGCGTCGCTCTGCTTGGCGGGACTGATTCCAAACA AGTGCAAAGTTCTCACGTTGGAATCGGTCAATCTGTGTCGGAAGTACATTTCAATATTGGATTTGCCTATCACTTTGCTGTTATCTACAAACTG GGCTGTCCTCAGCTGGCAATCGCGGCTGGCCGTTCAGAATGCCATGCGTCTTCACCGCTCACAGATGGTTTGGTTTCGAAAGCTCTATATCAGGTTTTCCCGCTACATGGTTATCAATTCTCTGCGGGAAATCAATCAATCCGATGTGGAGTTTGAAATTTTAGACTCCTAA